In one window of Ferriphaselus amnicola DNA:
- a CDS encoding CobD/CbiB family protein, which produces MSLFSLIVALLLEQWQPLATRRLRLDWVQGYVDFFQHRFNAGQHQHGRMAWLAATGLPLLGISLAFNLLDALHPLLALLFCILIVYLTLGFHQSTQQFNEIHQALRDGDDTRAATLLSIWRGIPSYELSAPELARVAIEEALLAAHRHIFGVMLWFLIGMLLGLGPAGAVVYRLSQYLDKRWGSLHDSDHGDFGQFSRRAYAWLEWLPVRLVAGTFAIVGDFEESVFCWRTQAKNWLQPELGILLASGAGALGVRLGQPITVAGQIVERPELGAGDEADPDFMQSTTGLVWRTLVFWLIVLLLITLSTLVGG; this is translated from the coding sequence ATGAGCCTGTTCTCCCTCATCGTCGCCTTACTTTTGGAACAATGGCAGCCTCTCGCCACACGCAGGTTGCGGTTAGACTGGGTACAAGGCTATGTTGATTTCTTTCAGCATCGTTTCAATGCAGGCCAGCATCAGCATGGCAGAATGGCTTGGTTGGCTGCGACTGGACTTCCTCTGCTGGGCATCAGCTTAGCCTTCAATCTACTCGATGCCCTACACCCTCTACTTGCCCTGCTGTTCTGCATACTCATCGTTTACCTGACGCTGGGTTTTCATCAGTCCACACAGCAATTCAACGAGATACACCAAGCTTTGCGTGACGGCGACGATACCCGTGCCGCCACTTTGCTCTCCATCTGGCGCGGTATTCCCAGCTACGAACTCAGTGCTCCCGAACTCGCCCGAGTCGCTATCGAAGAAGCGCTACTGGCGGCACACCGGCATATCTTCGGTGTCATGCTTTGGTTTCTCATCGGCATGTTATTGGGCCTAGGGCCGGCAGGTGCGGTGGTGTACCGGCTGTCTCAATATCTGGATAAGCGCTGGGGGAGCCTGCACGATTCCGATCACGGTGACTTCGGTCAGTTTTCACGACGAGCCTATGCTTGGCTGGAGTGGCTGCCTGTGCGACTGGTCGCAGGTACGTTCGCTATCGTCGGCGATTTTGAAGAGTCCGTGTTTTGCTGGCGCACGCAGGCCAAAAATTGGCTGCAACCGGAACTTGGTATCCTGCTGGCTAGTGGCGCTGGCGCACTCGGTGTGCGACTGGGGCAGCCTATCACCGTAGCGGGTCAGATCGTTGAGCGGCCAGAGTTGGGTGCGGGCGATGAGGCTGATCCTGATTTTATGCAGAGCACCACCGGTCTAGTCTGGCGGACACTGGTGTTCTGGCTGATCGTATTACTGCTGATCACGCTCTCAACGCT
- a CDS encoding nitrite/sulfite reductase, whose protein sequence is MSINQNNLSDLEEIARFEQAVQTFFNGHIDADRFTAIRLHQGVYGQRQQGVNMLRIKVPGGRLNADQLDALADVVTSHSQKNIAHITTRQSIQIHFIPLAEMPAAMRRLAPTGLTTREACGNTVRNMSACSLAGVCPREHVDIGTYVDGATEHFLRNPLNQQMPRKMKMSFSGCEADCAQSLLHDIGVIAVKQDGKNGFKIKSGGGLGHKPREAIVVAEFVPERELLFAIEALVTLHNKYSDRTKRAKSRIKFLVERFGEEGFITKYREEFERTRIALAQQPYPQGEWRVPTGNEHPGPGAPRKVFAQRQAGLVVLPISVALGEITDVQLHALAAALRVHGLNEVHTTQDQNIAIINVAEAQVESLRAALAAAGLNLPQTGDSVVACPGAATCRLGITSSTIVAPKLSGGIKDLRIRVSGCHNGCAQPETGDIGIYGEGKRLHGRLVPHYQMYFGGCGMSHGALALKGPAVPAARVETAIAKVAEAHVASGEANFFDWVRAQDEAYFKTLLADVIEVKEEEAASVMRDHGDEGDFRVLNLGGGECAGASQVMIGANFFEAAHEREYRNALVFQRKYAEAAHCNVAILRLLGGGIAQLLGGVRLDKLELLAEQLRDLVPGAVSDEFARLTSNFAQPDEISDADLAILNQEVDAWTRLVGAYATEHDEQLDLSEALPAI, encoded by the coding sequence ATGAGCATCAATCAAAACAACTTATCGGATCTGGAAGAGATCGCCCGCTTCGAGCAAGCAGTGCAGACCTTCTTTAACGGCCACATCGATGCCGACCGTTTCACGGCTATCCGCCTGCATCAGGGTGTGTACGGCCAGCGCCAACAAGGCGTGAACATGCTGCGCATCAAGGTACCCGGCGGGCGTTTGAATGCCGACCAACTGGACGCGCTGGCCGATGTGGTGACCAGTCATTCGCAGAAGAACATCGCGCACATCACCACGCGCCAGTCGATCCAGATCCACTTCATCCCGCTGGCCGAGATGCCCGCCGCGATGCGTCGCCTCGCGCCCACGGGCCTGACCACACGCGAAGCCTGCGGTAACACCGTGCGCAATATGAGCGCATGCAGTTTGGCGGGCGTGTGCCCACGTGAGCATGTGGACATCGGCACCTATGTGGACGGCGCGACCGAGCACTTCCTGCGCAATCCGCTCAACCAGCAGATGCCGCGCAAGATGAAGATGAGCTTTTCCGGTTGCGAGGCAGATTGCGCCCAGTCGCTGCTGCACGACATCGGCGTGATCGCGGTCAAGCAGGACGGCAAGAACGGCTTCAAGATCAAGTCCGGCGGCGGCCTCGGCCACAAGCCACGCGAAGCCATCGTGGTGGCGGAATTCGTGCCCGAACGTGAGTTGCTGTTCGCTATCGAAGCCTTGGTGACGCTGCACAACAAGTATTCCGACCGTACCAAACGGGCGAAGTCGCGTATCAAGTTTCTGGTGGAACGCTTTGGTGAGGAAGGATTTATCACCAAATACCGCGAGGAATTCGAGCGCACCCGCATCGCATTGGCACAACAGCCCTACCCGCAAGGCGAATGGCGTGTGCCCACCGGCAACGAGCATCCCGGCCCCGGCGCACCGCGTAAAGTGTTCGCACAACGTCAGGCAGGATTGGTCGTGCTACCGATCTCGGTAGCGCTGGGCGAGATCACCGATGTGCAATTGCACGCGCTGGCGGCTGCCTTACGTGTTCACGGGCTGAATGAGGTGCACACCACGCAGGATCAGAACATCGCCATCATCAACGTGGCGGAAGCACAGGTCGAGTCGCTGCGTGCAGCGCTGGCAGCGGCGGGGCTGAACCTGCCGCAGACCGGCGACAGCGTGGTCGCTTGCCCCGGCGCGGCCACCTGCCGTCTGGGCATCACCTCCAGCACCATCGTTGCGCCCAAGCTGTCTGGCGGCATCAAGGATCTGCGCATCCGCGTGTCTGGCTGCCACAACGGTTGCGCCCAGCCCGAGACCGGTGACATCGGTATCTACGGCGAAGGTAAGCGTCTGCATGGCCGTTTGGTACCGCACTACCAGATGTACTTCGGCGGCTGCGGCATGAGCCACGGTGCGCTGGCGCTGAAAGGCCCTGCAGTTCCCGCTGCGCGTGTGGAAACAGCCATCGCCAAGGTCGCCGAGGCTCATGTCGCCAGTGGCGAAGCCAATTTCTTTGACTGGGTGCGCGCTCAGGACGAGGCGTATTTCAAGACGCTGCTGGCCGACGTGATCGAGGTCAAAGAGGAAGAAGCCGCATCGGTGATGCGCGACCACGGTGACGAAGGCGATTTCCGCGTACTGAATCTGGGCGGCGGTGAATGCGCGGGCGCTTCGCAAGTAATGATCGGTGCGAACTTCTTCGAAGCAGCTCACGAACGCGAGTACCGCAACGCACTGGTGTTCCAGCGCAAATACGCCGAAGCGGCGCATTGCAACGTCGCCATCCTGCGTCTGTTGGGCGGTGGCATCGCTCAGCTGCTGGGCGGTGTGCGTCTGGACAAACTGGAGTTGCTGGCCGAACAGTTGCGCGATCTGGTGCCGGGTGCCGTGTCGGACGAGTTCGCCCGTCTGACTAGCAACTTCGCCCAGCCCGACGAGATCAGCGATGCCGATCTCGCCATCCTGAATCAGGAAGTGGATGCGTGGACGCGCCTAGTCGGCGCGTATGCCACCGAACATGACGAGCAGCTCGACCTGAGCGAAGCGCTGCCTGCGATCTGA
- the cysD gene encoding sulfate adenylyltransferase subunit CysD, translating to MSKHTFTHLDALESESIHIMREVAAECKNPALLFSGGKDSIVMLRLAEKAFSPAKFPFPLVHIDTEHNFPEVIECRDKLAKDLGERLIVRSLEDSIKRGTIVIKDESKPRNPFQSVTLLETIEEFGFDACMGGARRDEEKARAKERIFSFRDEFGQWDPKNQRPELWDTYNTRVHAGENIRVFPISNWTELDIWQYIGREKLHIPPIYYAHEREVIRRGGNVIPVSHLVQPKPGEKVEVATVRFRTVGDMTCTAPVESTARNVDEIIEETATSRITERGATRMDDQTSDASMELRKKEGYF from the coding sequence ATGAGCAAACACACTTTCACCCATCTGGACGCACTCGAAAGCGAGTCCATCCACATCATGCGCGAGGTCGCTGCGGAATGTAAGAATCCGGCGCTGCTGTTCTCCGGCGGGAAGGATTCCATCGTGATGCTGCGTCTGGCGGAGAAGGCGTTCAGTCCGGCCAAGTTCCCGTTCCCGCTGGTGCATATCGACACCGAGCACAACTTCCCCGAAGTGATCGAATGCCGCGACAAGCTGGCGAAGGATCTGGGTGAGCGCCTCATCGTGCGTTCGCTGGAAGATTCCATCAAACGTGGCACCATCGTTATCAAGGACGAGAGCAAGCCGCGCAACCCGTTCCAATCGGTGACGCTGCTGGAGACCATCGAGGAGTTCGGCTTCGACGCTTGCATGGGCGGAGCGCGGCGTGATGAAGAAAAAGCGCGTGCCAAGGAGCGCATCTTTTCTTTCCGCGACGAGTTCGGTCAGTGGGACCCGAAGAACCAGCGCCCCGAGTTGTGGGATACCTATAACACCCGCGTCCACGCCGGCGAGAACATCCGCGTGTTCCCGATCTCGAACTGGACGGAGCTGGATATCTGGCAGTACATCGGTCGCGAAAAGCTGCACATCCCGCCGATCTACTACGCGCACGAACGCGAAGTCATCCGTCGCGGCGGCAACGTGATCCCGGTGTCGCACTTGGTGCAGCCCAAGCCAGGCGAAAAGGTCGAAGTGGCGACCGTGCGCTTCCGCACCGTGGGTGACATGACCTGCACCGCACCGGTGGAATCGACCGCCCGTAACGTGGACGAGATCATCGAAGAGACCGCCACCTCCCGTATCACCGAACGCGGCGCAACCCGCATGGACGATCAGACTTCAGACGCGTCAATGGAGCTGAGAAAAAAAGAAGGCTATTTCTAG
- a CDS encoding phosphoadenylyl-sulfate reductase — MSQLENKIASTLAILEAAVRDYAPVTFANSLGAEDMVLTDLIAESGLNITMFSLDTGRLPQQTYELMQEVRKHYTLPLHVYYPEAAHVENFVTEHGVNGFYDSVENRKACCYVRKVEPLRRALATKHAWITGMRREQAVTRGTLEVSAFDVDNGLQKFNPLLDWTSAEVWEYIKANDVPYNALHDQFYPSIGCAPCTRAVTPGEDIRAGRWWWEDADSKECGLHVGKSSALKFAAIN, encoded by the coding sequence ATGAGTCAATTGGAAAACAAGATAGCAAGCACCCTCGCCATTCTGGAAGCGGCCGTGCGCGACTACGCACCCGTCACCTTCGCCAACAGCCTGGGCGCGGAGGACATGGTATTGACCGACCTGATCGCCGAGAGCGGCTTGAACATCACCATGTTCAGCCTCGATACCGGACGGCTGCCGCAGCAGACCTACGAGCTGATGCAAGAGGTGCGCAAACATTACACGCTGCCGCTGCATGTCTATTACCCGGAAGCCGCTCACGTCGAAAATTTCGTCACCGAGCACGGCGTGAACGGTTTTTACGATAGCGTGGAGAATCGCAAGGCCTGCTGCTACGTGCGCAAGGTGGAGCCGCTGCGCCGTGCCCTAGCCACCAAGCACGCTTGGATCACCGGGATGCGCCGAGAACAGGCGGTGACACGCGGCACGCTGGAAGTCTCTGCCTTCGACGTGGACAACGGCCTGCAAAAGTTCAACCCGCTGCTGGATTGGACGAGCGCCGAGGTGTGGGAATACATCAAGGCCAACGATGTGCCGTACAACGCGCTGCACGACCAGTTCTACCCCAGCATCGGCTGCGCGCCCTGTACCCGCGCCGTCACGCCCGGTGAAGATATTCGCGCTGGTCGCTGGTGGTGGGAGGATGCCGATAGCAAGGAATGCGGCCTGCATGTGGGCAAATCGTCGGCACTGAAATTTGCAGCAATCAACTGA
- a CDS encoding sulfite exporter TauE/SafE family protein, translating into MDWLYTLSGFTVGLIVGVTGVGGGSLMTPLLVLLFGVSPATAVGTDLLYAALTKMGGSYVHGKKGSVDWRVVKLLALGSLPAALFSLWLLKNLSLDEKSLKSLITSVLSVALILTAFALYFKPWLQKLGRSKDGAVFELHAHHLTGATVATGVVLGTLVAISSVGAGALGGAVLLFLYPRMATVKIVGTDIAHAVPLTLVAGLGHAALGTVNFSLLGSLLLGSLPGIWIGSHLSARIPEKVLRLLLATMLLIIGAKLLFYK; encoded by the coding sequence ATGGACTGGCTCTACACCTTATCAGGCTTCACCGTTGGCCTTATCGTCGGCGTTACCGGCGTGGGCGGTGGCTCGTTGATGACACCCTTGCTGGTGCTGCTGTTCGGTGTCTCACCCGCCACAGCCGTCGGCACCGACCTGCTCTATGCAGCGCTAACCAAGATGGGCGGCAGCTATGTCCACGGCAAGAAAGGTTCTGTGGATTGGCGTGTGGTCAAGCTGCTCGCACTGGGCAGCTTGCCTGCCGCGCTGTTCAGCCTGTGGCTGCTGAAGAATCTCTCGCTGGATGAGAAAAGTCTGAAATCACTCATTACCAGTGTGTTGAGCGTAGCGCTGATCCTCACAGCCTTCGCCTTATATTTCAAACCTTGGCTGCAAAAACTGGGCCGCAGCAAGGATGGCGCTGTATTTGAGCTCCATGCCCATCATCTGACGGGCGCGACGGTGGCAACCGGGGTGGTATTGGGCACGCTGGTGGCAATCTCTTCGGTCGGTGCGGGCGCGCTGGGCGGCGCAGTGTTGCTTTTCCTCTATCCACGCATGGCTACCGTCAAGATCGTTGGCACCGACATCGCCCACGCGGTGCCGCTGACGCTGGTCGCGGGTTTGGGGCACGCTGCACTCGGCACCGTCAATTTCTCGTTGCTGGGCAGCTTGCTGCTTGGCTCCCTGCCCGGCATCTGGATCGGCAGCCACCTCAGCGCCCGCATCCCGGAAAAGGTATTGCGCTTGCTGCTGGCCACCATGCTGCTGATCATCGGCGCGAAACTGTTGTTCTACAAGTAA
- the cysN gene encoding sulfate adenylyltransferase subunit CysN, producing the protein MSDTTQLLRFITAGSVDDGKSTLIGRLLHDSKSIFEDQFSAISKTSEKRGMGAVDLSLLTDGLQAEREQGITIDVAYRYFATPRRKYIIGDTPGHEQYTRNMVTAASTANLVVILIDARKGVLTQTRRHTYLASLLGVPHVVLAVNKMDMVDYSQARFDEIVAEYRRFAAPLGIADPVCIPLSALNGDMVVDRGDNLDWYQGPALLEFLDTVEIDHDVNTTDFRFPVQWVCRPQTDEHHDFRGFMGRIEAGEVSVGDEITVLPSGRTTKVKEIVTYDGKLQTAFAPQSVTLTLEDEIDISRGDLFVRSSDTPPHVAKEFRAMLCWLSESPLDKQRKYIVKHTTRTAKCLFSSLDHRIDVNTLELHAVEKLAMNDIAQVSIKVQQPLVFDSYATDRATGSFIVIDEATNNTVAAGMIV; encoded by the coding sequence ATGAGCGACACAACACAGTTACTAAGATTCATCACCGCCGGTTCGGTGGACGACGGCAAGAGCACCCTCATCGGTCGCTTGCTGCACGACTCGAAGTCCATCTTCGAAGACCAGTTCTCGGCGATTTCCAAGACCAGCGAGAAGCGCGGCATGGGCGCGGTTGACTTATCGCTGCTTACTGACGGTTTGCAAGCCGAGCGTGAACAGGGCATCACCATCGACGTGGCCTACCGCTACTTTGCCACGCCACGCCGCAAATACATCATCGGCGACACGCCCGGCCACGAGCAGTACACCCGCAATATGGTCACGGCGGCTTCGACGGCCAACCTCGTCGTCATCTTGATCGATGCGCGCAAAGGCGTGCTGACGCAGACGCGCCGCCACACCTATCTGGCCAGCCTGCTCGGCGTGCCGCATGTGGTGCTGGCGGTGAACAAGATGGACATGGTCGATTATTCGCAGGCGCGCTTCGACGAGATCGTGGCCGAATACCGTCGATTCGCCGCTCCGTTGGGCATAGCCGATCCCGTCTGCATCCCGCTGTCCGCGTTGAACGGCGACATGGTGGTGGACAGGGGCGACAATCTGGACTGGTATCAAGGCCCAGCCCTGCTCGAATTCCTCGACACCGTCGAGATCGACCACGACGTGAACACCACCGATTTCCGTTTCCCCGTGCAGTGGGTGTGCCGCCCACAAACCGACGAACATCACGACTTCCGAGGCTTCATGGGGCGCATCGAGGCGGGCGAAGTGTCGGTCGGCGATGAGATCACCGTGCTGCCATCGGGCCGTACAACCAAAGTGAAAGAGATCGTTACTTATGACGGCAAGCTGCAAACCGCGTTCGCGCCGCAGTCCGTCACGCTGACACTGGAAGATGAGATCGACATCTCGCGGGGCGACCTGTTCGTGCGTAGCTCGGATACGCCGCCGCATGTCGCCAAGGAGTTCCGCGCCATGCTGTGCTGGCTGTCGGAGTCGCCGTTGGACAAACAGCGCAAGTACATCGTCAAGCACACCACGCGCACGGCCAAGTGTTTGTTCAGTAGCCTCGATCACCGCATCGATGTGAACACACTGGAGTTGCACGCCGTCGAAAAGCTGGCGATGAACGATATTGCCCAAGTTTCGATCAAGGTGCAGCAGCCGCTGGTGTTCGACAGCTACGCTACTGACCGCGCCACCGGCAGCTTCATCGTCATCGATGAAGCGACCAACAACACGGTCGCAGCAGGCATGATCGTCTAG
- the cysB gene encoding HTH-type transcriptional regulator CysB — MNLQQLRYLQEIARRDLNISQAADALYTSQPGISKQIKLLEEELGIEIFVRNGKRIASITEPGRLVLDIAQRLLLEADNLKLVGQEFRSQDTGSLTIATTHTQARYALPPVVKQFIERYPGVKLNLHQGNPTQIAEQALNGEADIAIATEALDQYDELVTLPCYEWHHCLIVPQDHPLLNEDELTLAKLAEYPIITYDFAFSGRSKINQAFEAEGLTPNIVLSAIDADVIKTYVDLGLGIGIVAEMAFVPERDVRLRRLPLDHLLKSNVTRLALRRNEFLRGYTYHFIELFASHLTRDVVVNTLRKKKETLRE; from the coding sequence ATGAACCTTCAGCAATTACGCTATCTGCAAGAGATCGCCCGGCGCGACCTGAACATCTCGCAGGCGGCAGACGCGCTCTACACTTCGCAGCCGGGCATCAGCAAGCAGATCAAGTTGCTGGAAGAGGAACTCGGCATCGAGATCTTTGTACGCAACGGCAAGCGCATCGCCAGCATCACCGAGCCGGGCAGGTTGGTGTTGGACATCGCCCAGCGCCTGTTGCTGGAAGCGGACAATCTCAAACTGGTGGGGCAGGAGTTCCGCTCTCAGGACACCGGTTCGCTGACGATCGCCACCACGCACACGCAGGCACGCTATGCCTTGCCGCCGGTGGTGAAGCAGTTCATCGAGCGCTATCCGGGGGTGAAACTCAATCTGCATCAGGGCAATCCGACCCAGATCGCCGAGCAAGCTTTGAACGGCGAGGCCGACATCGCCATCGCGACCGAGGCGCTGGATCAATATGACGAACTGGTGACGCTGCCATGTTACGAATGGCATCACTGCCTGATCGTGCCGCAGGATCACCCGCTATTGAACGAAGACGAGTTGACGCTGGCCAAACTGGCCGAGTACCCGATCATCACCTATGACTTCGCCTTCAGCGGACGCAGCAAGATCAATCAGGCCTTTGAGGCCGAAGGGTTGACGCCGAACATCGTCTTGTCTGCCATCGACGCTGACGTTATCAAAACTTACGTCGATCTCGGACTGGGCATTGGTATCGTCGCAGAGATGGCCTTCGTGCCCGAACGCGATGTGCGCCTGCGTCGCTTGCCGCTCGATCATCTGCTTAAATCCAACGTGACTCGTTTGGCGTTGCGCCGCAACGAGTTCCTGCGTGGCTATACCTATCACTTCATCGAACTTTTCGCATCACACTTAACGCGAGATGTCGTCGTCAACACATTGAGGAAGAAGAAGGAAACTCTGCGAGAGTGA